A segment of the Candidatus Zixiibacteriota bacterium genome:
TCGGAATACTTCTCAAAATATATCTCAATAATGACTGCATTGGTCACACCAATTATCGGAGCAATAGTGGCTTACATTGCGTATCAGCAATATCGAATCAGGCGTTATGAAGTTCGCATGTCGATGTATGACAAACGCTATGCAGTGTTTGAAACTGTGATGGAATATCTCGCTAGCGTAGTTGAGCACGGCAAGGCCGATGCTGATAAGGCAAGGCTCCTTCTCCGATCTGCCGCAGAGGCGCAATTTCTATTTGATGAAGAGATTGAAAAGTTCATAAAGGACGTATACCATCATGCGCTTGAAGATAACACGCTTCAATGGCGCTTTGATAAGGCACAGACTCCAGAGCTGAGAGATCCCATAATCGAAAAGCAGAATCAAGTTCTCGATTGGTTCGAATGTGAACTACACCACGCCAAGTTGCTTTTCGATCCATATCTCAAACTGGGGAGATTCTGAGTCATCCCAAGCTGTAGCGGAGGTTCATTGTATAATGCTTGATTTCTTCAAGAGAAGACTGTTCCGAAAGATGATTACATACGTAGATGCGGTGAAAGTCGCAATCTATGCGAAGCTGAGGTCAGAGCTTGAAAGTCAATATGATGGAGAACAAGCAGGAAGACTCTCGGCTGCTGTTGTAAACCGGCTGTTTGCGAGCGACAGATCGCCCGTGCATGCAGATTTATCTGCAACGCAGATTGAGAAACTCGCGATGGACTTCCTTTGCAACGAAACAGACAAGGATATACATTGTAGTATCGTGATGTCACTGCGGACTCTCATGACTATCGAAACCGATGCCGGCAATACAGAGGCAACAGACAGAATAACAAATGCCGTGCAGTGGATAAAGACAATAAGACCCCTTCCCCCTGAAGCTCCTAACCCCAAAATGATGGCAGATTTGGCCACATTGCTGCAGGCACGATATTGTGAATAGTCAGCGTGAGCCGTCACGCTCTCCGACCACGGTTCGACGAAAGCAGTGTAGGTCAAGGCCCAGAGCGAGGGCGCCTGGCCGCGATCACTGATCGCGGTTCGATGAAGTCGATTCAGTTTAGATGCCGAAATCACAATGGTTTGACCTGCAAAGCCCCTAACACCACCATAACGGCGTATCCTGCGGTCGTTATTGGACTTATCCGCTTTCCCCATCGCTTCATCCATCGTGTAGCACACTTACATCCTCTCAATGTGGCCTCCCAACGCCCCATTGTAAGCTTACATTGCTGTAATGTAAGTTAGCATTGCTGCGATGTAAGTTAGCATTGCCGCGATGTATATTCGCACTGTCACGGTGTAGACTGACATTCCCCCAATGTAAGCTTGCGCTGCGTCGATGCTAATTTACATTGTCCAGCCGCGTGCCCGTGATCTCTGATCGCGGTTCTGCGATGTCGACTGCGGCGTGGGAACCAAGCTGTCAGGAAAGGATTCCTGACAGCGCGAGAAGCAGGTCCTACCACGGCGGATTGCAGCAGTCTGCTGTCGGGGCAGCACCGTTCGTAAAGATATAAAACAGCACGTACACTACATCATCAATATCAGTGCCCCCGCTGCCGTCCGCATCGCCGATACATGCCCCGGGATACAGTGCGTCGCCTCCGGTGAATATGTAGGCGATGAGATAGACCACGTCATCGATGTCGACCTGCCATGAATAATCGGCGTCACCGCAGCGATGGTTATGCCTAATCATGAGCGGATACGGATCAGAGTTGTCGCCTCCGGGAATACTATATGGCACATCGCCGATACCGTCGTCGTCGCCGTCTTCGCCTGTATAGCCAAGCCAGTAGTTGCCGCCGCTCGGATACCCGTCATCCCATGTATTGTCGCCTTCATCAATCGCCGACTCTCCGTTGGAGAGGAAATCATTATGGAAGATCTGGTTATCGGTTGCCTCCGGCATCACATGCAAACCGTAGACGGATGCAAATGAGATTGTATTTTCCGTGATGCTGTTGCTGACAGCATATGGCTCAATGACTATTCCGTAGTCGCACATTTCTATCGAGTTGCTGTTGATAACATTCCCCGAGCTGCCGCCTCCGAGGAAAATGCCGACATCGTTATATGACAGCATATTTCTCTGGATGTAGTTCGAGGATCCATCGAGACAGATGCCACGGGTGTTCTGCAGAAATTCGTTATCTTTAATCGTGTCACTTATTGCACAATCTACTCCGCAGAAAGCATTCCTGATAATGAAACCTGTCACTGTCACGCCTTGAGATGCAATGTTGATGACATATAGTCCTCCGCTCCCGTCAATGGTAGGGCGGCGCCATCCTCCATCTCCAACGAGCCAGATCGCTTTGTCTATGACGATGTTTTCGTAGTACGTGTCCCAGCCTACATGAACTTCATCACCCGGCTGAGCGACGTTGATCGCCTTTTGGATGGTCGGGTAGTCAGTGGGCACCACGATAACGTCGGCTGAGCACACTTGCACAGCAGCCAGCAATGCGAAAAGCACAAAGACTGTTTTCATCGCTCTCCTCCTGGCAGACGATCTGCAGTTCATTCTATTTACCACGGCGGATTGCAGCAGTCAATCACCGGCACGGGTCCCTGAATAAAGATGTACTCGATAAGGTACACGACGTCATCGATGTCGACGCCGAAACTGCCGTCAGCGTCCATGTGGCAAATTAGTCCCGGACCGGGGCCGGTGAATATGTAAGCTATGAGATACACAACGTCATCTATGTCAACCTGACCACTGACGTCAGCGTCTCCACAGACAGGGTTGTAGCGACTCATCAGAGGATAGTGATCCTGGCTTGTGCCGCCGGGGATGTCGTATGGCGTGTCGCCAATCCCATCACTGTCGCCATCGGTACCAGTGTAGTCGCTCCAGTAGTTGCCGCCGGGGGGGTAGCCGTCATCCCAGATGGACGCGGAAGCGTCGATCTCCAGTGCGTTTCTCAAGCTGTTAACAAAGTCATTGTGATAGACTACATGCGGCTCCATTCCCAATGACTGGGAGATTTCGATACCCCTGGAGTTGCCCGCAATCATATTGTCTGTTATCTGTGTACTTTCGCTGTAATCGGCATTTATGCCCAGCATATTGTTGGTGATCACATTACCGGAGATCGTATTATTTCGAATGAAGAGCGACATACCGAACAGCCAGATTCCGGTGCCATTCCCTCTGATTATGTTTTCCGAAATCGCATTGCATTCTGTGTATGGATCGCCTGCAGCAGCACCTCTGGCTCCGCGAGACGATAGGGGGGGTTCTGCCGAGTCCTTATCAAAGTCCTCATAGAATACGCCGACTATGAGACCGGTGCCGCAGTCGTGCAGAATATTGCGTGAGACATCACAATTCGATACCGAGGTCATCCACAAGGCTATTGTAGAGCCCTTGAGATCGAATCCGCGTACTGTGACCCAATCGGCGTCAATCTTCACAGCAGACCAATCATCGCCGCGTACTATCGCTCTCATCTCCTGCACCGCTAAGAGCGAAATGCTCTTGCCGATGACTACGCTTTCATAGTATGTGCCCGAAGAAACTTGAACCGAGTCCCCGATTGCCGCCGCATCGACCGCTTCCTGAATCGTGGGATAATCTGCCGGTACTTCAATGGTCCCGCCTATTCCGACCGATACGACCAGGCTGGTTACCAATGCTACAAGGACTGTTCTCATCGCTCACCTCTCGTTTTGTGGCGCGAGTACAAAATCTCTCTCCTCAATAGGAGGCTGAATCATTCACGATGTACTAAGAAAGGGGCTATTGTTAGTTTAAGGATATAGCAGAAGTTTGTCAAGGCATAAATTGAGCAGTCCATCTATCTTCAGACAGGTCGGGTGGAGCACCGAAGTTACCTTGCGAGTGCTTCAGGGTTGAGTGCATAACGCGGAAGCTCACCTCGCAAACCCGCCAGGAGACTCTCAGCAGCCATCACAGACATCCTATCCCGCGTCGCGACAGTCGCGCTGCCGATGTGCGGCACTATGATGCAATTGTCAAGCGTCAGGAGCTTGTGGTCGGGCGGAACCGGCTCCGGGTCGCAGACGTCGAGAGCCGCATAGGCAATCTCGCCATCTCTCAGGGCGTCATACAATGCGTCGGTGTCGACCACCTGCCCGCGTGCGGTGTTGATCAAAATAGCAGTTCTCTTCATTTTGCGGAACGCACTCGCATCTATCAACTTATCCGTCTCAGATGTAAGTGGCACATGAATGCTGATGAAATCGGATTCCGCAAGCAAGGCATCGAACGTTTCGATTCTGCGAGCACCGGCAGACTCAATATTTTCCTGAGATGCATGCGGATCATAGCAGATTACATTCATGCTAAAACCGCTGGCGCGTCTCGCGACCGCACCGCCGATCCGTCCCATGCCGATCAGCCCGAGAGTCGCACGGTGGACATCGTGACCGAGCAGCAGCATCGGCCCCCATGTTTTCCATTTGCCGCCGCGAACAAAATCGACACCTTCGTTCAGCCGTCTTGCAGCCGCAAGCAACAAAGCGAATGCCAGGTCGGCCGTCGTTTCAGTCAACACATCGGGCGTATTGCAAACGAGAATGCCGCGCTCGGTGGCGGCGGCCAGATCGACATTATCGAAACCGACGGCGTAGTTGCTGATGACCTTGAGTTGTGGACCGGCAATATCCATCAGCGGGGCATCTATACGATCGCTCAGCAGGCTGAGCACCCCATCAGCACCGCGAATCTTCTCCTCCAGAATCTCACGCGGGACTGCGCGATCGTCCGACCAGACTTCCGCATCGCAGGCGTCGAGAATCATGTTCATGCCCGATTCGGGAATCAGCCGAGTTATGTATACTTTTGGTTTGCTCATTCTTCCTCACCTCGATCTTTATCGACGCCAGCGTTCAGGATTATGGTTGAAGTATCACTCAAAGCAGTCTTAGGGATCAGGCCCGAAATTCGTACTGATTCGCAGGAGCATAGCTCCTGAGTACGCATGTAAACTTGCAGGCTATTCGACCCTGCTCTTCAACTCCTCGATCTGGCCGAGAAGCTTCTTGTAACCATCCGGATCCCATTCAGGCATCTGTTCCGCTTTCAGCTTATCCTCTGCAATGACAAGATGTTCCAAGGCTGACTTGAAGTTCTTGTTTATGATGTCAATCTCTCCGAGCTCTTTATGCGACCAGCCGACAAACTCTGCATTTTCAATCCGTTCGCACCAAGCAAGCACCGGACGGAGCCACTTTGCGGCTTCATCATAATTGCCAGCCAAACGGTAAGCATGCCCTACCGCCCAGTCGGCAATCATCTTGTTAGTCTCGGTACCATATTGCCAGTGGTATTCACGCGCCTTAATGTATGCGTTTAATGCATCATCGTAACGCATTAAAGTTTCATAGGTTGCCCCGAGATTATTCCAGAGCGGACCGAGCCATCCGGTGACATTGCCAGCCTCAGCCTCTTTGATTCCTTTCAGCCCCCATTCGACCTGCTGTTCCGGCGATCCGGTGATAGCGACCATGTGCGCCGCATCGATCGCGCGGTCATGCAGCTTTTGTCCGGAGCAATATTCGTACATCTCTTTGAACGTGGCGGTAGCCTTTTCGAGCTCTTCATCCTGCCACTCGAACCGCCCCCTGACGCCGAGATAGCGAGACCATCCGAGAGGTTCATCAGGAGTGGCGATCTCGGCGGCTTTGGTGATCCATACACGCCCCTCTTCCTTCTTGTCGGTGATCAGATAACAGCGGGCGATCTGTGAGTAGCTTTCGGTTAGCTCAGAGTTCTGCCCATCCTCCGTCGCCTTCTCCATTGCTTTCATGTAGATCTCGCGCGACTTATCATACTCGCGGGACTTGAACAGCTTGTCAGCTTCTGTGATATAGTCATTAGCCATAATCTTGAACTCTACTTTGTAAGCCACCCAGCATTCCACTGGACGCTCTCTGAGAATCGCAGGAGACCATCTCCCCCAATACGCTGCTTGGATAGCAGCATCTTCAAATCCGGCTCCCTGGCCTGATTCCTTTTCTATAACTGCATCTACTACTTGACCTGACGTATCAATCATCACCCTCAGCCAGACAGTTCCTTCGATTCCCGCCAGCAATGCGCTATGAGGATATTCAGGTTCCGGTATATGAATGGGATCCGGCACCTCCTCTACAGCTACGAAATCATCAGCTCTGAGAGATGGGACTGCGGACTGTTTATCGCCAGCGTCCGACTGTGCCAGCGTTATTGCGTCGAGAGATGTGACGTTCTTGGCGGCCTGGTCAGCAAGTGAGTTCTGAAAGAGCAAACTGGCGAAAAGGCCGGCGAGCAGCACCAGGGCTGGAACTACTGCATTAGATACTCCTCTCATCATGCAACCTCCTACCATCGTCATTCTGATACCTATCGCATGAACAAAGCCCCTGCGTTCTATCGGGGACTCTGTCTATTATGAACGAGTCCACCTGCATTGTCAAGCGGAATATTGACCGAATAGGTACTCAATCGACAAGCCCACCACTATAACGGGCGTGTTAGCGGTGAGAGAGCTTATGAGAGGCTCACATTCGAGCCGAATATTATCTACTTCAATCGAGACTGAAGACAACCGTATACGACACCCAGCACATGACCGGATTGTCATTGACCAGCGCGGGAGTCCATTTTCCCTTGAGGGCTGCGTCAATCGCAGCTTGCTCGAAACCAACATTTGTTGATGACGATTTCATAATGACGGCTTTGATAGGATTGCCTTCGACATCCACCAGAACTCGTATTACAAGTGTTGCCTCAAATCCCGCTCTCCGCGCCATCTCAGGATAAACCGGCGTCTCAAGATAGATGTGCTCAGGGTCCCTGTCCACGTAGAAGAAGCTGTCAATCGGAGGTGCCAGCCCAACTCCAGGTATGCGAACGTCAATTGACCCATAACCGCTGCCACCGTCACCGCCCGGTCCGACAATGATTCTGTCAAAGATCTGAATATCGGCAGATCTGGCAAGAGCCCCGGGGTCCACCGCGTCGCCGTCGAAGTCATCGACCGGTTCAGGTATGCCGATCAGCGGTATCGTAGGACGCGCAATTTCAATCGGCCCGATAATTGGATCAGACGGCGCAGTTGGAAATGTCGGCAGATCAACTGGACCAACGTGGATGACAGGTCCACCAACAGGAGGCGCGACGACCTCCATACCTGACAAGAACAAGTATGAGCCCAGTGCCGACAGATGGAGCGTGACACCGACCAGCAGCGCGATCACCATGTTCTTCTGGTACGATTGCTTTAGATACAGCGTACCCTGAATCGCCGAGTAATTCATATTGCTAACCATGACGCTCCTCCTCTCCAGGTGCGAGACTGCACAATTCCGGACGGTTGGCAGAACCACTACGCTACGGGATTCTGCTCTGCCTCCTACTTCAATACAACGCAGAGGCTCTGATATTCCATGATGTCGAAACCACAGGGGTTTCAACCTACGGTTCCAAGCGGGGATGGTTGACTTTGGCGGTTGCGACGTGCCTCAGAGTGTCAAAACCGCAGGGTCTTTGACCTACGATACGAAGACGGATGAGACTGCGATATGTTCAACTCACGCAATAAGAAACGCCGGGGTGAATACCCCGGCGTGTATATTTCGACTGTCTAAACGACTGCTTAGAAGATAAACTCAACCTTGTAGGACACCCAGCACGGTACCGGCTGGTTGTTCTGCATGGCGGGAGTCCACTTGCCCCCAAGAGCGGCCTTCTTGGCAGCCTCTTCGAATCCGGCGTTCGAGCCTGATTCCTTCTCAATGATAGCGTCGCGCACATTGCCTTCTTTATCGACAAGCACACGAATCCAGACTACGCCCGTGATACCCGCCTTGCGAGCCATCTCAGGAAAGTCCGGCTCAGGGATAAAGATGGCGGACGGAATTTCCTCCACCGCCACGAATTCATCTGAGGCCGGGAAGAAATCTTCATCGCCGATCTCGATCACCATACCGTCTCCGTCAGAGCCATCTCCCGTGCCAACGTCCGGCTGGGAGATATCCGCAAGCTGGTCCTGAGTCGCGAGGACAACGTTTTCCTCGGCTTCCTCATCCGGTACAGGCTCGGGAATACCGATCTTCGGTGCAGCGATTTTTGGAGCGTCGATCTTGACCGCCGGCGGCTTCTTGACAAGCGATGGCGGCGGAGCCAGATCGGAAATGTCCTTTATCCGGATCACGTTTGTGGTCTCCGGCATAGGATCAGTCAGAATCCATTTGACACTAAACCAGGCACCCATCGCGAGCAGATGCAAGCCCGCGCCGAAAAGAATCGCGATTGCCATGTTCCGTTGGTAGGTCTTCTTCAGCTCAAAAGCACCATAGTCAACCTTGATTACGCCAGTTCCCAGCTTCATGAGCCACCCCCTCCCAATAGCGAACCAGACTTAGCCTTCTCTATCTTAGCGTCGTCCTTCGGGTCCCACGGCTTTGTCGAATAGCGATACGAGAACGTTGCGCTCTCAGCCAGCACATCCTTATTCGCCTCCCTATAATACGCGACAAATTCTTCGTCTTCTCGGAGAACATATTCAACAACTTCGATCTCATCGAGAATGTTAACGAAGTCATTGTATTTCGCGTCAGGATGAATGACAATCAGTGTGCTAAGCTTAGGATTATCCTTGTTAGTGGAATAAAACAGCGTACGCAGAGAATCCTCCTTGAACTGAATGGGCCCGTCCTCGCATAATGACCACCAATAACCGTCAGCGCCGTCGACATGAACGATCAGAAGATCACATTTCTTTATCTTGATCGGCTCATCTGAATCCTCCGGCAGATTGATCTCCATCGCCTGCGGTGCAGCGAAGACGGTGGTGACCATATAGAAGATAAGCAGGAGGAACGCGATATCGACCATAGGGGTCATATCGATCCTGATCCCTATCCGTCTTTTTTTCTTTTTTCCTTTTCCACCAGAATCCGCTTTTTGCGGAGTGTCAACTGCTCCCATCTATCTCACCACCTCTCCTAAATATCCGCTTCAGATTCGAATTCAGTCACGATCTGAAATGTCCTGAGGAAGTTCTTCTTGAGAGATTCCATTATCGTTTCCATTGTTCCGTACTTGGTGTTCCTGTCGGCCTTCACAATCAGCATCGCTCCCAGCAACCCCTTCTTTGTACGAACCCACTGCACCGTCTCCCCGACTTGTGAGGCCATAACACTCTCGTCGACGAAGACCGGTATCACTACGGGCTCACCATCGACGATGGTAGTATCCTTCACAACATACTCGAGGAACACCGAATCATCTTCAGTCACGGTGACGAGGATCTTGCCCTTATCCGGCAGATTGACCTGCGAATGCGAAGTCGGCAGTGTGACCTCCTTCTTCTCCGGAGGCTTGAACTGCGTAGTGGCCATGTAGAAAATCAACAGCAGGAACGCGATATCGACCATAGGCGTCATATCGAGTGTGATGTTGACTCTACGTTTCTTCTTAATCTTCATACCTTACTTCACCTCTTTAGCTTTGATAAGCTGCAGAATCTCGTATGAAGCTTCATCGACCGTGTAGTTGAAGCTGTCGACCTTGTTCACGAAAAAGTTGTACGCTACAATACCAACGATGGCGTTGAAGAGACCACCGGCTGTATTGACCAGTGCCTCGGAAATACCGGTAGCAAGACTTGTGGCGTCGATAACACCGCCCGATGCGTGACCGGTGGCGTTGAACGCGCGGATCATACCAATGGTTGTTCCAAGAAGCCCTACCATCGTGGCAATCGATGCAATCGAGGAGAGCACGATCAGGTTACGTTCCAACAGCGGAACTTCAAGAGCGTTTGCCTCTTCGATGGCTCTCTGCGTCTCTTCGAGTTTTTTTTCGGATGTTATACCGGAATCCCTTATCTGGCCATAACGATCGATACCTGCACGGAGAACATTCGCGCAGGATCCTCGCTGCTTGTCGCAGGCCGCGAGCGCGCCACCGAAGTCGCCTTCCTGAACAAGCGTGACCACTTTCTTGAAGAACGATTGAATGGATGCTCTTCCCTTTGCCTTGCGCAGGGATATCAGTCTTTCAGCAATAAACGACAAGAGCATTACTGACAATGCAATCAGGATTGCAACGAGCGGGCCACCCTCCTGCAAATAGGCTGGCAGCTGAGTCCAGATGATAAAGCCTGTTGCGAGCGAGACCACCAAAACGATCGTTACGAATACAGACTGTTTCACGATTTATCTCCTCCAGAAACTACGTGAATTTTATTCCATTACTAAAGCCCACCTCGCCTACAAATCGTTCGACTTGACGCAATTAACAATCAAGCTCGCAAAAGTAAGCCAAAGTGCAGGCTGAGCAAAGGCCCAGAAAGTTACGATGTTGAACCGCGGTCCGAGCCCGCGAACCATATAGATGTTCGAAATCTCCTCTCCAAACGGAATTGTAATGCCCACGATAAGGTAGGCGAAAAGTCCAAACCAGGCTATTAGCGGAAGATACTGCCAACCCAGAACGTGCTTCAAACGAGACAGTCCGGCTTCTCTGTCCTTGGAAGGCATGTACAACATCACAAGTGTCAGAACGCCGAATAGCACGCTCGCTACTGCTAACCCCGTAAATACGTAAACCAGAACTGCGAACATGCCAGAGAAATTAGACAGAACCCCCATCAAATCCGAGATTGCCGAGAAAGTAGTCACCCCCACGATCTTTCTATCTCCGTAGATCGAGCTGACCGAGAACCAGGGCAAAAGGCTCCCGGCTATCAGTCCGAGGGATGTCAGTGTCAGGACAATCTTGTTTGAGGTTGGCAGAAGATTCTTGGCTACTTCGGTGCCACTGCGTATAGACGAGTAATGGGACTTACCGTAGT
Coding sequences within it:
- a CDS encoding energy transducer TonB codes for the protein MVSNMNYSAIQGTLYLKQSYQKNMVIALLVGVTLHLSALGSYLFLSGMEVVAPPVGGPVIHVGPVDLPTFPTAPSDPIIGPIEIARPTIPLIGIPEPVDDFDGDAVDPGALARSADIQIFDRIIVGPGGDGGSGYGSIDVRIPGVGLAPPIDSFFYVDRDPEHIYLETPVYPEMARRAGFEATLVIRVLVDVEGNPIKAVIMKSSSTNVGFEQAAIDAALKGKWTPALVNDNPVMCWVSYTVVFSLD
- a CDS encoding TonB family protein, producing MKLGTGVIKVDYGAFELKKTYQRNMAIAILFGAGLHLLAMGAWFSVKWILTDPMPETTNVIRIKDISDLAPPPSLVKKPPAVKIDAPKIAAPKIGIPEPVPDEEAEENVVLATQDQLADISQPDVGTGDGSDGDGMVIEIGDEDFFPASDEFVAVEEIPSAIFIPEPDFPEMARKAGITGVVWIRVLVDKEGNVRDAIIEKESGSNAGFEEAAKKAALGGKWTPAMQNNQPVPCWVSYKVEFIF
- a CDS encoding right-handed parallel beta-helix repeat-containing protein, with translation MRTVLVALVTSLVVSVGIGGTIEVPADYPTIQEAVDAAAIGDSVQVSSGTYYESVVIGKSISLLAVQEMRAIVRGDDWSAVKIDADWVTVRGFDLKGSTIALWMTSVSNCDVSRNILHDCGTGLIVGVFYEDFDKDSAEPPLSSRGARGAAAGDPYTECNAISENIIRGNGTGIWLFGMSLFIRNNTISGNVITNNMLGINADYSESTQITDNMIAGNSRGIEISQSLGMEPHVVYHNDFVNSLRNALEIDASASIWDDGYPPGGNYWSDYTGTDGDSDGIGDTPYDIPGGTSQDHYPLMSRYNPVCGDADVSGQVDIDDVVYLIAYIFTGPGPGLICHMDADGSFGVDIDDVVYLIEYIFIQGPVPVIDCCNPPW
- a CDS encoding MotA/TolQ/ExbB proton channel family protein — its product is MKQSVFVTIVLVVSLATGFIIWTQLPAYLQEGGPLVAILIALSVMLLSFIAERLISLRKAKGRASIQSFFKKVVTLVQEGDFGGALAACDKQRGSCANVLRAGIDRYGQIRDSGITSEKKLEETQRAIEEANALEVPLLERNLIVLSSIASIATMVGLLGTTIGMIRAFNATGHASGGVIDATSLATGISEALVNTAGGLFNAIVGIVAYNFFVNKVDSFNYTVDEASYEILQLIKAKEVK
- a CDS encoding TonB family protein, whose translation is MMRGVSNAVVPALVLLAGLFASLLFQNSLADQAAKNVTSLDAITLAQSDAGDKQSAVPSLRADDFVAVEEVPDPIHIPEPEYPHSALLAGIEGTVWLRVMIDTSGQVVDAVIEKESGQGAGFEDAAIQAAYWGRWSPAILRERPVECWVAYKVEFKIMANDYITEADKLFKSREYDKSREIYMKAMEKATEDGQNSELTESYSQIARCYLITDKKEEGRVWITKAAEIATPDEPLGWSRYLGVRGRFEWQDEELEKATATFKEMYEYCSGQKLHDRAIDAAHMVAITGSPEQQVEWGLKGIKEAEAGNVTGWLGPLWNNLGATYETLMRYDDALNAYIKAREYHWQYGTETNKMIADWAVGHAYRLAGNYDEAAKWLRPVLAWCERIENAEFVGWSHKELGEIDIINKNFKSALEHLVIAEDKLKAEQMPEWDPDGYKKLLGQIEELKSRVE
- a CDS encoding biopolymer transporter ExbD produces the protein MGAVDTPQKADSGGKGKKKKRRIGIRIDMTPMVDIAFLLLIFYMVTTVFAAPQAMEINLPEDSDEPIKIKKCDLLIVHVDGADGYWWSLCEDGPIQFKEDSLRTLFYSTNKDNPKLSTLIVIHPDAKYNDFVNILDEIEVVEYVLREDEEFVAYYREANKDVLAESATFSYRYSTKPWDPKDDAKIEKAKSGSLLGGGGS
- a CDS encoding biopolymer transporter ExbD, whose product is MKIKKKRRVNITLDMTPMVDIAFLLLIFYMATTQFKPPEKKEVTLPTSHSQVNLPDKGKILVTVTEDDSVFLEYVVKDTTIVDGEPVVIPVFVDESVMASQVGETVQWVRTKKGLLGAMLIVKADRNTKYGTMETIMESLKKNFLRTFQIVTEFESEADI
- a CDS encoding D-glycerate dehydrogenase, with translation MSKPKVYITRLIPESGMNMILDACDAEVWSDDRAVPREILEEKIRGADGVLSLLSDRIDAPLMDIAGPQLKVISNYAVGFDNVDLAAATERGILVCNTPDVLTETTADLAFALLLAAARRLNEGVDFVRGGKWKTWGPMLLLGHDVHRATLGLIGMGRIGGAVARRASGFSMNVICYDPHASQENIESAGARRIETFDALLAESDFISIHVPLTSETDKLIDASAFRKMKRTAILINTARGQVVDTDALYDALRDGEIAYAALDVCDPEPVPPDHKLLTLDNCIIVPHIGSATVATRDRMSVMAAESLLAGLRGELPRYALNPEALAR
- a CDS encoding right-handed parallel beta-helix repeat-containing protein — its product is MKTVFVLFALLAAVQVCSADVIVVPTDYPTIQKAINVAQPGDEVHVGWDTYYENIVIDKAIWLVGDGGWRRPTIDGSGGLYVINIASQGVTVTGFIIRNAFCGVDCAISDTIKDNEFLQNTRGICLDGSSNYIQRNMLSYNDVGIFLGGGSSGNVINSNSIEMCDYGIVIEPYAVSNSITENTISFASVYGLHVMPEATDNQIFHNDFLSNGESAIDEGDNTWDDGYPSGGNYWLGYTGEDGDDDGIGDVPYSIPGGDNSDPYPLMIRHNHRCGDADYSWQVDIDDVVYLIAYIFTGGDALYPGACIGDADGSGGTDIDDVVYVLFYIFTNGAAPTADCCNPPW